Genomic DNA from Paenibacillus borealis:
GCCGTTGGCGTAACCGTCGGTGTGGCCGTTGGCGTGGTGGTAGGTGTAGCCGTCGGTATCGGACCACTGCCGTTATTGATTAGCCGGTCATATTCGGCATAGGCTGTAGCGATGTCCACTTGTGACCAGAAGCGGTGGTAGGTGAACTCGGGTGCGCCATTGTCCCATGTCTTGGTTGTTTTGTTGTATGAGCTGTTGTACTTGCCTTCCAGATAACTCCACTTGGGATCATTTTTGATATCGGGAAGCACATCAGTATAGCTCGCATAGACTCCGTTTCCGCCCTTGGCCGGATCAGAAGGTACAGTCGAGCTGCCGGGTATGGTATTTCCTTGGCCGAAGGTGCCTGTCCAGCCTGCCGGGAAATAGACCTCTTTGGTGAAGAAGCGGAAATAATCCGCACGCTTCTCAAGCGTCGTAATTCCCACTCCGTCATTGTAGCCCCATGCTGTATCCAGCAGGGATTTGGCCAATTGTGAAGCGGTTCCGCCAAGCGCAGTATAGCTGCCATGCTCAGCTTTGTTCCCTGCAGCAAAGAACGTAAGCGCTTTAATATAGCTGCCCAGCACGCCGGTATCCTGCCCGGGATCTTTGGTCACTGCCTTGAGGCCGCTGTTGCCGCTGAAGGAGCTGAAGCCGCTCCAGGTATCCGGCTGGCCCTGCCACTCCACATTGCCCGGAATCCAGAACTCGCCGGGTGCAGATACGGTGGCAATCTGCGGATCATCTCCGCCCAGAATCCGGTTCCCCTGCAGGTCCAGATAATAGCCGGCGGCATCCGTTACCGGACGGCTGCCCGCAAAGGCATAATCCGCAGACCAGTCAATCCAGTTCTCAATCACCCGTTTGGCCATTTTGAAATTGGCCGAGGTAGTATCCCCGCTGGAAGCCAGAATGTAGTACAGCTCCGCTACCCGTTCCAAGCTCCAGGCCTGCATCCCGAACCAATTGTTGGATGGCGGGTCATGATAGACAGGAGCCTCGTCGTAGGCCATGCCGTAGAAGGTGCTTGTGCCGGAGGGATACGCGCTGTATGAGCCGCCATAACTGTTCGTGGCTCCGCCCGCAATGGCTCCTTCAGAGGATTGCAGCCAGTTGTAGAATTCCAGCTGGCGGGTCAGCGATTTGCCCCAATCCTCTCCTGCCGTTGCCGAAGCCGGAATCAGGCCGCCGTCTGCAGTGGACAGCGCGTAGGCTGCAACCACGTTCTGATACCCCTGGTGCGCATGGCTCGCGCCGATTCTCCAGGCCCAGTTCCCGGTTGTTCCCAGACCGCCGCCCCAGGCGGTATACCAGGCCAGCAGATACTGGCTGGAATCCTTGCCGGTTCCCGCTTCAGGTGTGCCGTCAGCAGCACTGCCGACCTTCTGGAAATACTTATCGTACATGCCGTAACGCAGGAAATCGCCCATTTTCTTGGCTTTGTTCAGATAGACCGTATTGGTGTAGCCAAGATCCTTGGCCCAGTACATCGCTTGCACCGCGCGCGCGTCCGCGTCTGTAGCATTCGTATAACGCCATTGTGCGGAAGGTACACTATTTTCCTTGGTGAACAGGCTCATGAAGCCTTCATTCGTTTTGCCGAACGATTTGTCATCCTGGGAAGGATGCGCCACCGCTTCCCAGACGGATTCCTGCACTCCGCGCTGGAAGGTATTCACATAAGCAGCGGTATGCGTAGGATTCAGCAGATTGCCGAAGCCGTACCAGTTGTCCACATCCACCAGCCAGTGCATCAGATAGGTCTGGTTATTGCCGTAGGCGGCCTTCAGCTCCGCATCCAGCGGGTCTTTGCCCGGGGCGTACTTGCCGTTCAGCGCACTTGGGTACTGATCCGGCTGGGCCAGCTCCGAGGCGTAGGTTGCCGGACTGTTCGGGTTGTAATTGTTCATCGTCGGCTGCTCCTGCACGCCGTCGCCTTCATTAATCGGAATAATGTATTTCTCCATATTGTCCCAGGCCGCTTCAAGCTTGCTCCAGTCTCCGGTGTTATAGCCATACAGCACTTCAAGCCACATCCAGTAGCTGTAAGCCTCGGAGGTGGTCATATGCCCATAGTTGGGCGCCTCGCTAAGCAGAGTCTCCACCGAGTGATAAGGAATGCCTTCCGCCGAGAAATAGCCGCTCGCCGGATCCTTCAACTGGGCATATAATTGCAGAAATCTTGTCTTTTCCACCGATGCAGCCTTGGCTGTCCCGGGTCTGAAATTAAAGATACCACTTGTAAGAGAAATGATCAGGATGGCAGCCATTACTATGGAGAACGGTTTCTTGATTGAACTCAGCTTCATCATTTCGGCATACTTCCTCTCTGGAATGATTTATGGTTCCAAGCCCCACACAAGCGTTCCTGCACGGTAGAGTGTAGCTTTCTCCCAATCCGCGAACACCTGCTGGGTTCCTCCATAGGAATAGTCGTTGCTCTCATTGTAGGCCGTCCAGTCGGTCTTGTTGAACCGCACCTGAATCTCCCCGCTATCCGCTCCCGGAGCCAGGCTTCCTGCTCCTGCGGCAAAGGAAATCTCCACATAAGAATCGGCCAGCGCCGCAGGCGAACTCAGCTTCCCGAAGCTTCCGCTCACGTTCCCGCTGCCGACAACAGCATAGTCACAGTGGAATTCCTGCGGCTTGTCCCCGTCCACGGTGTAATAATAGCGCAGCTTCAGACCGCTGAGCGCAATGGTCTCGGTTCCCGTATTGATAATCCGGAACTGGCTGCGGATCTGCGAATCGCCGGGACTGGTGTCGTTAGTGCGGTACTGTACACGCAAAGCTCCTGTAACCGGCGGAGTGGTCTCGCGCGGCCGGGCCGTGGCCTGTGCAGACGCCGTACTCTCCCCCACACTGTTCGATGCGGTCACCACATAATAGTAGTCCACACCGTTCGTCAGTCCGCTGTCGTTGTAGACAGTTCCGGTTGCCGTGCCGATCACCGTGTACGGTCCGCCGCTCACCAGAGAGCGCTTGACCGTATACTGGGAAGCACCGCTGACCGCATTCCAGCTCAAGGCCACGCTGGCATCGCCGGGTACAGCCTGCAGGCCGGACGGACGGCCCGGAACCTGGGGTTCACCGGGGGTTCCACCGCCGGTCGGCAGCTCTCCGTACACTTTGACACCCGCGTCAAATACCGGAATATACGGGTTTTTCACCGGAGAGGAAGCGCCTGAAGCCACTCCCTTGAACGAGAAGTCGTTGCTGTTGTCCCAGAAGGTGGTGTTCAGCGGCCCGGCAATCCGGAACTGGACCTCCTTACGGTAAGCGGATTGTCCGCCCGGATAAATCAGTGTGCCGGAGAAATCCACTTTGGTGTAATAAATATGGTTCGCTTCATCATAAGGCAGCAGCTGCGAGACCGTTGACCCCTGATTGTAGCCTCCCGCCTTGACCGTGATATCGCCGGGACCATACCCCGCGGCCACAGCCTCGCTGATGTCCAGGTAGTAGTTAAAGGACATTTGGCTGCTGGAGCGGGCTGGCCACCCGGAGCGGTTATTGAGCAGCGCACGGATTTCTACAAAATTGCTGCCGCTGGCATTCACAGAAGTCTCGGTGAACATTTCATCCTCACGTGTTTCGGCCGGCGGGAAATTCACAAGCGGCTGCTGGCCCTGCCCGTGCAGCAGCATCATTTTGGCCAAAGCGCCCGTAAAGGCTGAATTGTAATCGGTTGCAACTTCGTTGGAGACATAATCGCTGATCGTATCGGTGTAGCTGTCTGTCTTGGAAGGTCCTCCGACCAGTGCGCCGTACAGCACATGACGGTGGTTCGCCGGAGTGGTCTGGCTGTCACTCCAGGAGCCGTGCGAGGTGCGGTGATGAGGATGCTGGGGCGCATTTGCGCCGAAGCCGATCACATAGCTGCTGCTCCGCGGATTATCGCCCAGCATATAGGTAATCTGCCGCTCCGCAAAGGTCTGAGCGGTGCTCTTCTTCACGGGATCGGCAACCCAGTCTGCATAGACAAAGGCCAGGAAGGCCTGGTTGGCCGCGTAACGCAGCGCTCCCCATTGGTCGAGATGGGCCAATCCGCCGGGAGTGTAAGCTACCCGGTCAGAGGTACTGCCATTCACCCCGGTGGTCCAAAACTGCATATTCCGTTCCGTGGATTGAATGAATTTCGGATCACCTGTAATGCGGGACAGCAGGAGCTGCGCACCGTAATGCTTGTCATCCCAGGATTGGGTCCATTGATAGCCCCATTGTCCGGCCTGGTTCGTGCCCCACAGATTACTGGCGGCAGTAGCCTTGTCCAGATAGGTCTGCTCGCCGGTCGCTAAGTACAGCCAGACGCCGCCCCAGCTTAATTCATCGGCGTAGCTGCTCCACGAATTGTAATACTGCTTGGCGTCAGTGATTGTATCGGAGTAAGCCCCCCGGTACGTATCGGCAAAATTGTATAATTGCTTGGCATGCAGCAGCAGCTTGTCCGCATAAGCGGCATCCGAATCCCTGAAAATGATGGAAGCCGAGGCAAGCGCAGCGGCAGTCTCCGCAGCCAGATCAGAGCCTGGATGCGCGGCATCAATCTTGTAGGAAGGACGTGCCATTTGCATGACCTCCGCCGGTCCCCACCAGTTATGATCCGCTGTGCCGTTTCCGACCTGTCCCCACAGCTCATTAGGAGCCGTATGCGCTTTCACAAAATAGTCTGTTGCCCAGCGGATATTGCCCAGAATCTCATCCAGCTGTCCCGATTGCACGTAGCCATCCTTGTATTCATAGACCGACCATGCCAGCATGGTGGAGGTGTAAGCCATAGGAAACCCGAATTTAACATGATCTCCTGCGTCATACCAGCCTCCCGTCAGATCGTGGCCGACATCTGCACCGTCCTGCAGCCCCGAGTCGCCTCTCCATTCCACACGGTTGTTCTCCGGCAGATCACCCGACCGCTGTGTCTCATAGAAATAGATAGATTTCTGCAGTGCCTCTGCATAATTAATCCCGGCGGCTGCGGCTTTGCTGACATACGGATGAACAACAGTCCCTGAAGCAATGGTGCAGGTTAACATTAAGCTCAGTGCTGCGATAAAGCCTGTCTTCCGTCTCGTTTGCTTCATCCTAACTCATCTCCCTTCGATTCTTACGTTTCAGCCCAATCGGGCTTGGTCACGCGCAGATCCCTCCCCAGTGTCCATTGATAACACTTTAGAAGACATTCTATTCAATCCGTACAATCCGCCCCCTCTTCTTACAAATTAAGGAAATCATCTCCTCATATACACATATACCACATAATGTTATTTAATTCTATATATTTACAATTATTCTGACCGGAAACAGACTCATTTTGTCAAAAAATTTCCATTTTTATCATATTTGCCGTTACAGGGTCAGTTCTTACACAATGCCTTCATCCCCGCATCAGCTTCGTTACTGGCAGGACAGGCTAAGCAATTGTGTTTTTGTTCTGTCTGCTTATTTTCAACCTCTTTGTTTGTTAGCGGACTGAGCAGCTCTTATTCTTTGCCAAAATCAACCTTCGGCAGGCTAAACGGACACCAATTTCCCCTTCCGATAAAATAAAGGCCCTACAGTCCGTAAGGTCAGCCTTATGGACATAACGAAACAAATAGAAACGGATACCGTCCCTTTAAAGGACAGTATCCGTTTCAGTGAGAAATATAAAGATTATTTATAGCGCAGACCTCTGAAGTTACTTTTTATTGGTGTACCTTTGCGCGGGCATTATTGCCCGCGCCGCAGCTGCTGGTTATGGCGGATCTTCGCCTCGTTGCCCTGCTCGGTCGCCTGATAGAAGACCCGCCGGGAGATCGCCTTCGGCAGATAGTCCTGCTTCACATAGTGGCCGGGGAAATTATGCGGATACTGGTATCCCTCATGCCCCAGCTGGGCTGCGCCTTTATAATGTGTATCCCGCAGATGCAGCGGCACCTCAGCCGACTTCAGATCCTCCAGGCTGTCCATGACGTTCGCGATCGCCATCACCACGCCGTTTGATTTCGGGCTCTCCACCGCAAACAGGATTGCCTGCGCGATATTCAGCTTCGCCTCCGGCCAGCCGTTGTTGCGGTAGGCATCCAGCGCACTGACAGCCTGGACCATCGCCTGCGGGTTGGCCAGGCCGATATCCTCGCTGCTGGCGGCAATCAGACGGCGGATGAAGGTCATCGGGTCCATGCCGAGCTTCTCCACGGCGTAGAGGAACCAGAACAGGGCTGCGTCGCTGGAGCCGCGGATACTCTTATGAAAAGCGGACAGCACATCATACTGCGTAGACTCGTCCGCTTTGACAATCGGCCGGCGGATCGACTCCTCCGCCACCTCCAGTGTGATATGCACGCTGCCGTCCCTCTCCGGGGCAGTGGTCATCGCCGCCAGCTCCAGCGCGTTCAAAGCGCGGCGGATATCGCCGTTAGCCATCGTGGCGATATGCTGCAGCGCATCCTCATCCGCCTTCAGGTCCATGAACCCCAGGCCCCGCTGCTCATCGGCGAGCGCCCGCTTCATGGCAATCAGGCTGTGCCCGCTGGTCAGGGACTCCAGCTGGAACAGCGTGGAGCGGCTCATAAGCGCCCCGTTCACATAATGGAACGGATTCTCCGTTGTTGCGCCGATGAAGGTAATCGTCCCCTTCTCTACTGCCGGAAGCAGCGCATCCTGGCGGGAGCTGTTGAAGCGGTGTACCTCATCCAGAAACAGAATGGTCTTCGAGCCGTACAGCGACTTATTGCTCTGGGCACGCTCAATGACCTCGCGGACATCCTTCACCGAAGCTTCCACCGCATTCAGCCGGACAAATTCACCCCGGGTATGATGCGAGATGATATGAGCCAAGGTTGTTTTGCCGCAGCCCGGAGGCCCGTACAGCAAGATGGAAGACACCTGGTCAGCCTCGATGGCTCTGCGCAGCAGCTTGCCGGGGCCTACAATATGCTCCTGTCCAATATATTCATCGAGATTCCCGGGCCGCATCCGGTCTGCAAGCAACCGTCCGTTCCCGTTCCCGTTATCTTCACCAAGCGAGAATAAATCCATAACTCCACTTCCTTGCTAGTAATCTGATATTCGCTATCCTTCGATAGATAGAAATAACTGGCTGCCCTCTATCATACCATACCCGCAGCTTTCATTAAAAAGAGCATGACCTCGCCATCACCGGCGGGAGCATGCTCTTTGTTCTATTATTAGAACTTATATGTGGGTTGTTTTCAAATATTCAGGCTAGCTGTTCAGCGCCAGCCGCATTTTTGAAATGATTTTGCGGATGCTTTCTTCGGATAAATGATATCTCTTCTGCAGCTCGTTCACCGAGCAGCCGCTGCTGTGACTGCAAAAGATCTCTTCATTGCGGTTCGCAATTTCTTGCCGGGAGCCGCTGTTCTCGCCCCATCTTACCCGCTCTTCCGTCTTCTTCGGGATGTATAGCAATTCACCCTGGATGTAGCCCTGTAGCTCTTCGAGCAGCCCCGGGGGGAGCACATCCTTTCCATTTACGTAACTCACGTTCTGGTTCCTCCTTCAACAGGTGTGTTCCGTTAAGTCCGATCACTGCGCTGTTCTTGATAATCATGCCACCTGCCTCCTTTCTTCTCCTCAAATTTGGTAAATAACCTAAATTCATTATATTAAACCCTGCGGTTAACGTCTACATTCATTGTTTATCGGTAATCTATCAGTAGTTTGTCAGTGTACTTCTATATATTTTAGCTAAGCCTGAAATATATAGCCGTTGTTTATACATAAGGAGGCCTCGCGGCCTCCCCTTAAACAGGCTTCCGTCTTAGACGGAAACCACCTCGTATTCTGAAAACATTGCCATCAGCCTCCTTCCAGAAGTAATCTTGCCCGGCCGGACACTTATTATTAAGCCACAGGTATCCGCGGGTTACAAGTTCAAGAATAGTTATAATCGTTCTCCACCTTGAGTTCATGTTAACCATAACTATCAGGAGGAATGCATATCGGCAATTTTAGCCAAAAATTTTTTGACGAAAAACTAATTTTTTAGTCGATTAGTGTCGAAATATATATTAAATTATCTATTTACTTCGAGATATGGAAATTAATTTAACCCCATCCATTCAGAAATTCAGGAGGAACCTTCTATGACAACCCCACGGAATCCCTTAAAACGTGTATTTCACATCACCAAGCTGAGAACTGAACTGATGCTGCTAATCATCATAGCTATTGTGCTTCCCTCACTTGCCCTGGTTGTCATATCCACGGAAACCTCAGAGTCGGCCTTGCGCACCAAAATGGAAGAAACCACGAACTCAAGCATTCATATTCTCGATAAAACCCTCTCGCAGTTAATCCAGCTGGAGAGCGCAGGCGTCAACGAGCTCGCCTACCAGATCAGCAGCACTGATCTCACGGGCAACGCTGCAAAAGCACGCAGTCTGATCGACAAATTCAAGCTGGAGCATCCGGAAGTGGATATCGTAGCTCTGGGCAACGACCAGGGTAAATACATGTTCGCTCCGGATTCACAGCCGGAGAATTATGATCCCCGTACGCGCGACTGGTACATAGATGCACTAAAGACACCGGAGAGCACATCGGTGATCGATCCTATTTTCTCCAAAGTGACGAACAGCTACATCCTTCCGGTTTCCAGGGCTTTGCCGGACGGTAAGGGGGCCGTTACAATCAGCATCAGCATGAACGAACTGATGGAGCTAACCAAGAACGTCAGTCTGGGCGACAGCGGCTATGTATATATCCTCGACGGCAATAACAAGGTGATCTATCATCCCACCATGGAGGTTGCTGCCGAAGCAACAGGCCCGATGCTGGAAGAAATGGGCAAAGGTCCGGCAGGCAAGCTCTCCTACAAGGACGATACAGCCAACACACAAATGGACGGATTCTACATTACGAACGAGCTGACCGGATTCAAAATGGCCGGAGTGCTCCCGGAGAATGAATATACCAAGGCTGTATATCCGATTCTGTACAAGTCGGCCATCGTGCTTGTTGTGACTCTTGTGCTGGCTTCTGCAATAGCCTTTATGATCATCCGCCGCATTACCGGCGCTGTGGAACGCTTGAACCGTTCGGCCAAACGGGTAAGCGAAGGTTATCTGGATGAGTCTGTGGAAACGAACCGCAAGGATGAGATCGGCCAGCTGGCCGGCAATTATAATGAAATGGTGTCTTCCCTGCGCAAAATGGTTCAGGAGGTCGCTGAGACGTCAGGCCACCTGGCGGCAGCCAGTGAACAGCTGACAGCCAGCACCGGCGAGAATAGCAAAGCAGTCGAATATGTGACCGAGCTGGTCGAGGAATCAACCCGTGGTGTGGAAACCCAGGCTTATGCTTCCGCCGAAGTGGCCACAACGATGGATGAAATGTCGACCGGCATTCAAAAAATCGCCTCCGCCTCAGAGATGATTGTCAGCGCCGCCGTACAGACTGAACAGGATGTCTCCACCGGCAGTGCCAAGATGCAGCATGTCGGAGAACAGATGAAGACGATCCGCGAATCCGTACATCAGTCCGGCACCCTGATCGCTGAGCTTAACGGATTAAGTGCCAAGGTGGCGGACACCAGTACGGCCATCTCTGCCATTGCCAAGCAGACCAATCTCTTGTCGCTGAATGCCGGTATTGAAGCTGCACGGGCTGGAGAACACGGCAGAGGCTTCGCTGTAGTCGCCGGCGAAGTGCGCAAGCTGTCCGAAGCCTCCAATGTCAGTGCAGGACAAATCCAGGAGACGATCTCCGAGATGGTGGAGCTGATTGCCAGCGCCTATGATGTGATGAGGCATAAAGTGGTTGGGGATGTGGAGCAGGGAATGGCGCTTACACAGGAAGCCAGCGAGGCGTTCTTCCAGATCGAGCAGTCCACCCGGCATGTAGGCGAGCAAATCCATGAAGTATCTGCGATAACTGAGCAAATGTCGGCCAGCAGCGCAGAAGTAGCAGCCTCTGTGCAGGAAATGGCCAAGATCGCCCAGGCGGCGCTCGAATCCTTCCAAAGTGTCACAGCAGCGACGGAAGAACAGCTTGCTTCGATGGAGGAGATCACCTCCTCCTCCGCTGCACTCTCCGCCATGGCTTCGGACATGCAAGGGCAGGTAGAACGGTTCCACTTTGAACCGAAGGGCAAAGCTTAAGGCACCCGGCGTAATGAGGGGCACTACTGCTCCTCATTTGCTCATTTGGCCCGCATCCAGTGAATTCAGGGGCACTAGTGCTCCTTATTTGCTCATTTGGCCCGCATTCAGTGAATTCAGGGGCACTAATGCCCCTTATTTGCTCATTTGGCCCGCATCCAGTGAATTCAGGGGCACTAATGCCCCTCATTTGCTCATTTGGTCCGCTTCCAGTGAATTCAGGGGCACTAATGCCCCTCATTTCCTCATTTGGCCGCGTTCAGTGAATTCAGGGGCACTAATGCCCCTCATTTGCTCATTTGGCCCGCATCCAGTGAATTCAGGGGCACTAGTGCTCCTTATTTGCTCATTTGGCCCGCATCCAGTGAATTCAGGGGCACTAATGCTCCTCATTTGCTCATTTGGTCCGCTTCCAGTGAATTCAGGGGCACTAATGCCCCTCATTTGCTCATTTGGCCCGTTTCCAGTGAATTCAGGGGCACTAATGCCCCTCATTTGCTCATTTGGCCCGTTTCCAGTGAATTCAGGGGCACTAATGCTCCTCATTTGCTCATTTGGCCCGCAAAAGAAACCTCTCCTTTGAAATGGTTGATCTTAATCCATTTCATCAAAGAGAGGTTTCTTTTTTGCGTTTTTTAAGATTGCATATACGGTTCCCGCTTAAACAGTGGATCGGACGGGACGACCCGCGGAAAAGCGTTAGCGGTCGCCTTATGTCCGGCTTTTCACCGCCAAGGGAAATTAAAAAAATCTGGACCGGGGAGCGATTAGAACAACATTCCGTTTGGCCTTAATTCCCTTCGGGTACCGGCCAGCCGGAGACAGTTTCCTCTCCAAGCTGCTGAACGTAATGCGGAAGACCGCCGTCATGCAAGAGCCACAGCTCATGCAGTGCGCGTGTACAGCCTACATACATCAGCTTGGCATCCCAGGCTGCCCCTCCGTAGTGCGCACTGTCCGCATCCGCCAGGATGACGGCATCGAATTCCAGTCCCTTGGACAAATATACGGGCAGTACGGACAAGCCGCCGCGGTATTCGGTAATGCTGCCGTCAATGAGATGAATATCCTCGAACTGCCCGGCAAGCTCAGCATACAGCTCAGCGGCTTCCCGCAGGCTGCGGGTCAATACAGCCACTGTACGGTATTCGCGCCCGGAGAGCGACGACAGGGCGCTCCTGACAGCGCTGAGCCGCTTGCCGCCGCTTGCAGCCTGTTCCGGCTGCGCATCCTCATAGGAAATCAGCCGCACTGGATTACCGCTGCGGAAGACCGGCACGGCAAGCAGCCCGCTGCCGACGCCGGCGGACAGGATACCGTTGGCGAACTCAATAATCTCCATCGTTGAACGATAGCTGCGGGTAAGCGCATGATACGCTGTATACTCCCCGGCAAACAGCGACTGCATTTCTTTCCACTCATGTACCCCTTTATAGGCATGAATCCCCTGGGACAAGTCACCAAGAATAGTAAAGGAATGTCCTTTCACATACAAATCCAGCACGGCTATCTGGAAGGGAGAGAAATCCTGCGCTTCATCAATGACGATATGGTCGAAGCGTTCGGTTCCCTCATTGCCGTTCAAAAGATAGTGAATATAGAGCAGCGGCGGAAGATCCTCTTCGCGCAGAATGCCTTTCTTCAGCTCTTTGACCGTTTCCTTCAGCACAGCCGGCGGAATTTCTTCCGGCGCCCCGGCCGGCCAGTCCTCCGGAGTCTTCGCCGCACGGAATATCTGCTTGTAGATAGCCAGCGGCTCATATTTCGGCCACTTGGCGCTGTACGCCTTCTCGCGCGCCGCGCCCTTCTTCTTACGGTCCTTCAGCGCAGCAGCCGAAGGGCTCTTCTTCAGCTCCATCTCAATCCAGCGGTGAATCCGCGCCATCACGCGTTCCTTGCGCTTGGCCGGCGGATACGGCGCATATTCCTCATTATGCCAGCGCAGAATCATCGAGCGGCGCAGCACAGCACCGTCCCACGGGCTGAAATCCCCTTCAGGCACAGCGCTGGTCTCCAGCAGCTTAATGCTGGATTCAATGACGCTCATCAGCACCGTGGAGCCCTTGAAGCGCCCCGGGGTCTCTTCTGTAATGACGGGCATCGCTCCCGCTGTTTCGAACCAGCGGCTCACCGCTTCCGAAGCATCCTGCTCCGGTAAAGTCACGCCCAGCACATCTGCCGCCCAGTCCGGAAAGGTGCTCTGGGCAATATTGCCGACACCGAGCTCCGGCAACACATCTGAAATATAATCCAGGAACATACGGTTCGGAGCGAAAATAATCATTTTCTCCGCCGAGACCTGATCCTTGTATTGATACAATAAGAAAGCCAGCCGGTGCAGCGCGACGGTGGTTTTACCGCTTCCCGCCACCCCTTGAATAATCAGCGCCGTGTTCTTGGCCGCCCGGATAATCTTATCCTGCTCCTCCTGGATCGTCGACACGATATCCCGCAGCCGGTTGTCCTTGTTCTCTCCGAGCCGGTACACCAGGAATTCGTCCGACACTGCCGGCGCATCGCTGTCGCGGTTATACGTATCCGCAACCCGCTCCAGAATCTGCTTGCGGATGACCACGTTGCGCTTGAGGTAGACGAGCCCTTCAATCAGCCCCTCCGGTGCTTCATAGGAGGTCATTTCCGTTCCTCCGGTAAATGAATAGAACAGGCTTGCCACCGGTGCCCGCCAGTCAATGACCAGCGGACGGTCGCTTACCTGCTCGCGGTCTACGCCGATTTTGCCAATATAAAGTGCCTTGCGTTCTTCCTCGTCATTGCCCTGAAAATCAAGCCGTCCGAAATAAGGCTCCTGCCTAAGCTTGGCAAGATCTTTGCGCCTCTGTTCCCTTGAGTCTTCCAGCACCTGCTCCGTATAGTCGTGTCCTGTGTACACCGGAGTGCTGCGCAACCGCTCAAGGGTAGAGTCAATCTCTATAAGCGCGTGGTTCAGCCTGTCTTCTTCCTCTTGATAGGCACTTTGAAAGTTGTCTTCCAATTTCAGTTACCTCCTAAAAGTGATGTGAGCAGTACATCATATCACAACAGGACAGGGAAAGCCATATAATTCAAGCTGCCGCCTGCAGCGGCTCACCTGCCCCTTTATGAGGCGAACTTAGCCCATCAGCGCATGCAGCACAAAGTTCGCTACGAACAACCCGGCAATTCCGTACAGCGCCGGCGGGACATCCTTGCCTTTGCCTGTAGCCAGCTTCACAACCGGATAAGTGATGAAACCAAAGGCCATACCATCCACGATGCTGTAGGTGAACGGAATCATCACCATAATCAGAAACGAAGGGAACAGCTCCGTCATGTCGCTGAAATCCATCTCGCGCACGCTCTGCACCATCAGTCCGCCGATCACGATCAGAATCGGCGCAATTGCGCTGTCCGGCACGTAGGCCAGCAGCGGGATGAACAGGAACGTTGCGCTGAACAGCAGACCGGTGACGAGTGAGGTGAGTCCGGAGCGTCCGCCTGCCGCGATGCCGGCTGTAGATTCGGCCGCAGCAACCACCGGGCTGCTGCCGAACAGGCCTGCCGCGATGTTAGCGATGGACAGCGCCCGCAGACTGCTTTTGAAGCGTTCCGGACGGCCTATCATCAGCGTCTGGGAGGAGATCAGGCCGATGTTCTCGAAGACGACAATCAGCAGCAGC
This window encodes:
- a CDS encoding replication-associated recombination protein A; protein product: MDLFSLGEDNGNGNGRLLADRMRPGNLDEYIGQEHIVGPGKLLRRAIEADQVSSILLYGPPGCGKTTLAHIISHHTRGEFVRLNAVEASVKDVREVIERAQSNKSLYGSKTILFLDEVHRFNSSRQDALLPAVEKGTITFIGATTENPFHYVNGALMSRSTLFQLESLTSGHSLIAMKRALADEQRGLGFMDLKADEDALQHIATMANGDIRRALNALELAAMTTAPERDGSVHITLEVAEESIRRPIVKADESTQYDVLSAFHKSIRGSSDAALFWFLYAVEKLGMDPMTFIRRLIAASSEDIGLANPQAMVQAVSALDAYRNNGWPEAKLNIAQAILFAVESPKSNGVVMAIANVMDSLEDLKSAEVPLHLRDTHYKGAAQLGHEGYQYPHNFPGHYVKQDYLPKAISRRVFYQATEQGNEAKIRHNQQLRRGQ
- a CDS encoding CD3324 family protein translates to MSYVNGKDVLPPGLLEELQGYIQGELLYIPKKTEERVRWGENSGSRQEIANRNEEIFCSHSSGCSVNELQKRYHLSEESIRKIISKMRLALNS
- a CDS encoding methyl-accepting chemotaxis protein, with product MTTPRNPLKRVFHITKLRTELMLLIIIAIVLPSLALVVISTETSESALRTKMEETTNSSIHILDKTLSQLIQLESAGVNELAYQISSTDLTGNAAKARSLIDKFKLEHPEVDIVALGNDQGKYMFAPDSQPENYDPRTRDWYIDALKTPESTSVIDPIFSKVTNSYILPVSRALPDGKGAVTISISMNELMELTKNVSLGDSGYVYILDGNNKVIYHPTMEVAAEATGPMLEEMGKGPAGKLSYKDDTANTQMDGFYITNELTGFKMAGVLPENEYTKAVYPILYKSAIVLVVTLVLASAIAFMIIRRITGAVERLNRSAKRVSEGYLDESVETNRKDEIGQLAGNYNEMVSSLRKMVQEVAETSGHLAAASEQLTASTGENSKAVEYVTELVEESTRGVETQAYASAEVATTMDEMSTGIQKIASASEMIVSAAVQTEQDVSTGSAKMQHVGEQMKTIRESVHQSGTLIAELNGLSAKVADTSTAISAIAKQTNLLSLNAGIEAARAGEHGRGFAVVAGEVRKLSEASNVSAGQIQETISEMVELIASAYDVMRHKVVGDVEQGMALTQEASEAFFQIEQSTRHVGEQIHEVSAITEQMSASSAEVAASVQEMAKIAQAALESFQSVTAATEEQLASMEEITSSSAALSAMASDMQGQVERFHFEPKGKA
- a CDS encoding HelD family protein yields the protein MEDNFQSAYQEEEDRLNHALIEIDSTLERLRSTPVYTGHDYTEQVLEDSREQRRKDLAKLRQEPYFGRLDFQGNDEEERKALYIGKIGVDREQVSDRPLVIDWRAPVASLFYSFTGGTEMTSYEAPEGLIEGLVYLKRNVVIRKQILERVADTYNRDSDAPAVSDEFLVYRLGENKDNRLRDIVSTIQEEQDKIIRAAKNTALIIQGVAGSGKTTVALHRLAFLLYQYKDQVSAEKMIIFAPNRMFLDYISDVLPELGVGNIAQSTFPDWAADVLGVTLPEQDASEAVSRWFETAGAMPVITEETPGRFKGSTVLMSVIESSIKLLETSAVPEGDFSPWDGAVLRRSMILRWHNEEYAPYPPAKRKERVMARIHRWIEMELKKSPSAAALKDRKKKGAAREKAYSAKWPKYEPLAIYKQIFRAAKTPEDWPAGAPEEIPPAVLKETVKELKKGILREEDLPPLLYIHYLLNGNEGTERFDHIVIDEAQDFSPFQIAVLDLYVKGHSFTILGDLSQGIHAYKGVHEWKEMQSLFAGEYTAYHALTRSYRSTMEIIEFANGILSAGVGSGLLAVPVFRSGNPVRLISYEDAQPEQAASGGKRLSAVRSALSSLSGREYRTVAVLTRSLREAAELYAELAGQFEDIHLIDGSITEYRGGLSVLPVYLSKGLEFDAVILADADSAHYGGAAWDAKLMYVGCTRALHELWLLHDGGLPHYVQQLGEETVSGWPVPEGN